Within Desulfobacter sp., the genomic segment ACATCCACATAGATTTTCTTAACTCGGCTTCTATTCATTTTCGGGTGTTCTCCAGGCGGTATACAATGACAAACCAGGGCATCATCTCATGTTCACCCGCCCAGGTCAAATAATTGCCGGCCCGGGCCGACGATTATGCTGCCTGAAAATTCACATTCACCTTATCGGTATAGGAAATGAAGACCTTCGTTCCGCCGGCCTCTGCAATGGCGCGGATCATTCCCTCCCTGTCCCGGACAATGACACCGGCGGCGCAGGAAACCGGCGTCCCCTCGTAGCAGACCGCAGCCAAAGGGGTGGAGGGGCCCAAAACAGCAATATGGCGGCAGCCGGCCGCATGGGGCAGGATATCATCAATGGTTTCATTGATAATGGAAGTGGCGGTAATCAGCGCCGCATCGCAGTCCGGCATCAGATCAGGAATTTTATCCGGCGGCAGGATGCCGGACAAAGGCTCGGGATGCATGTCAAATACGGTCAGTTCCGCCCCCTTTTTCCGGATGACCGGTGCCAGGGGGCCGAAATGGCCGACCATGCCCACACGGGTGCCGGGCGTCAATTCAATATGATCCAGGATATCCCCTGTGGTATCCGGTTTTGCCAGGGGCGCCATAACGGCATTGGCAACGGCCAGGCAGACGGAATTGGCAAGATTTCCCTTTCCTGCGAAATCAAGCAGTTCACCTGCCTCAGATCCAGCCAGCGGGCGCTTGGGAAGATTGACTGTGCACCCGCCCTTCTGCCCCTCCCTGAAAACAAAAGCCAGGCCGGAGCTTCCGTTTTCAAGTTCAGCATAGCAATAGGAGAGTCCGATATAAACCGCCTTCACCCTCTCATCACCGCCGGTCTCCCTTGCTTTTTCTGCAACATGTTCAATAAATTTCATCGCGTTTCCTTCCTTGTTTTATCCTCGGTCCCTTTTCTTCAGCCCTATAATAAAACATCGCCCTACCAGCGGCCGGGCAATTCAGTATATACAATAAAAAAAACGAAGGCCAGCCATTGATGAGGCCTCAAATACGCGGCCCGGGACATATTTATCCTTGCCCCCCGGGCGGGAAACTGGTTGAATACCGTCCATGAAAATTAAAAACTGCAAAACGGAGGGCATTTCCATCCCACGCTTTGAGGCCGGGCCGGGCCAGGCCTGGTGCATCTTCGGCGCCAACCGGTCGGGCATAGACGCCTTTTTCAGGATTCTGGCAGGTGAAGCGGCCGCCGATGATCTTGGCCCGGACACGGATATTGTACGGCCGGCCAACTGCGGGGTATTTTCCTTTGCTGGCCAGCAGGCCCTGTTTGAAACGGAACTGAAAAAAGACGATACGGATTTCATGGACCGGCTGGATCCGGGCACCCCGGCCCGAAAATTCCTGAACCGCCCCGAAACCCACCAGGACCTCATCCGGGCCTTTGCCATGGACCATGTGATGGACCATGGGTTCCGCCAGCTGTCCACGGGCCAGTCCAGAAAACTCATGCTCCTGGCCAGGATCACCCGGGGGGCGGACTGTTTGGTCATCCAGGCCCCCTACGAAGGACTGGACAGGGCCGGGTGCCGGGAACTGGACCTGGCCCTGGGTCTGTGCCGGGACAGGGGCATCCGTATTATAATCACCGTGCACAACCCCGGGGATATCCCGTTATGGGCCACCCACATCGCCGTGGTGGACAAGGGACGCCTGGCTCTGGCCGGGGCCAGAAACAGGGTAATGGATAAAATAGCCGCCATTGAGGGAACGGCGGATTTCAAAGCCGGTATCCGGGACTTGGAGGGAAAAAAGTCAAAAGAAGAAAAAGCCGAATTGGTTCGCCTGGAAAACGGGACGGCCGGATACCAGGGCCGAATTGTCTTCACGGGTGTCAACCTCGATATCCGCACCGGAGACCACACCCTCATATCCGGCCCCAACGGCTGCGGGAAATCCACCCTGCTCCAGGTCATTACCGGGGACCACCCGGCCTGCTACCGGAACCGACTGTGGATATTCGGCACCCGGCGGGGCACCGGGGAATCCATCTGGGATCTTAAAAAGAAGATGGGCATTGTCAGCGCCGACCTTCACCGGAATTATATCGTACCGGGTTCCGTGCTGGACTGCGTTCTCTCGGGGCTGTACGATTCCATCGGCCTCTACACCGCCCCCACCGAAGAAGACCGGAAAAAGGCGCTGGCCTGGCTGGACCGGATCAGCCTCTCCCACAAGGCCGGCACCCCCCTGCGCACCCTCTCCTATGCGGACCAGCGGCTGGTGCTCATTGCCAGGGCATTGATCAAGCTCCCCCCCCTGCTCATCCTTGACGAGCCCACCCAGGGTCTGGACCAGGCCAACAGGGAGGCCCTTCTGGATTTTCTGGAAGCGGTGGCCGGGGAGCGCCTGAGCACCATTCTCTACGTCAGCCACCGGGAAGACGAATACAGAAATTTTTTTGCCACCCACCTCAAGCTGGACCGGCCTGGGCGCCAGGCCGATCAGGCCTGAGATTCATCTCCCCAATTGATGGTCACCCGGGTGCCCTCCCCGGGCCGGGACCGGATATCGAGTTCCCAGCCGAACCGGCTGCACAGCCTGGAGACAATGCTGAGCCCCAGCCCGAATCCCCGGCTCTCCTCTCCCTTGATGTGGGACCGGGTCACGGTGTCCATCTGTTCCGGGGCAATACCCGTACCCGTATCGGTGACGGCCAGAGAATTTTTCTCCGCCCGGATGGTGACCGCCCCCTCCGGGGTAAACTGAAAGGCATTGCGCACCAGGTTGACCACGGTGATATAGAGGATCTCCTCCTTGACCGGCAGGCGGGTATTATGCCGGATATCCACCGCCACCGAAACCGGCTTGGATTCAATCAGGTATTGGCTGTTCTCCACGGCCTTGTGAACGGCATCGGCCACCCGGGCCGACTCTCCGGACTGGTGTTCCTCCCGGGCCAGCCAGAGAAAAGTTTCTATGGTCGTCTCCATATCCCGGATCGCCCCCCGGATTCTGTTAAGGGGTTTTTCCAGCTTGGGATTGGTGGCCACCTCCGGCTGGCCCTCCATGATCTCCACCGCCCCCTTGGCAATGGTCAGGGGGGTTCTCAGTTCATGGCTGGCATCCCGGGTAAATTGTTTTTCCCTGCGGATAAATTCCCGGATACGGCTCATGGCCGATTCAATGGTCCGGGTGAGCATGCCCACCTCCCCTGCCTTGTGACTCCCTTCCCATTGGCCCGGGATATTCTCCGGGTTCAGGCACCGGATTTTTTCCATGAGCTCGCTCACCGGCCGGAAGAGGACCCGGGATCCGATGACCCCGATGATCAGCCCCGGGACCAGCAGCAGCCCCAGTGAAATCATCAGGACCTCCCCGGGTTTCATAAATTCATTTTCCCTGAAAAAATCCCTGGCATGGAACCTCAGGTAATACCGCTCCTTGGTATCGGGGAGTTCAATCACCCCCACATGGGCAGGGGGCCTGTTGTTCCGGACCTCCACCGTATGCACCCCCGGAGGCAGGTTTTCGATCTTCGGCCGGATCCGTTCCGGGACCTGGTCAATGCCCTTAAACGCAGTGATATACTTTGAATGGGGCAGGGGGGAACTTTTATCCTGTTCGTACTGGTAAAGAAAATAATTGAGTTCCGTTTCCAGCAGGTTATCCATGAGCCGGCCGATGGCCTGGCCGGCCATGAAGAAGGTGATGACCCCGTTAATAATGATCAGGAGGGTGCAGAACAATAGTGTGCCCGCCACGACCCTGAACCGGATGCTGTGGTAAAATTTCATCATCTACTCCCGAACCGGTTTGAGCTGAAACCCCATGCCGTGCACCGTGTGAATCAGCGGGCTGTCAAAGGGCTTGTCGATACTTTTTCTCAAATTGTAAAGATGGCTGCGGAGCACATCGCTGCCCGGGGGCATGTCCCCCCAAAGGGCATGTTCCATTTCCCTGCGGGTCACCAGGTTGGGGCTTTTCTCCATGAGCAGCTTTAGCAGGGTGATGCAGGCATTGTTCAATTTGATCTCCTGGCCCCGGCGTGTCACCTCAAAGGTCCCCAGGTCCATGGACAGATCGGCCACGGTGAGCGCCCTGGCATCCGGGGCCCGCCGTTTGGCCAGGGCCCGGACCCGGGCTTCAAGCTCCTTGAGGGCAAAGGGCTTGACCAGGTAATCGTCGGCTCCCGAATCAAAGCCCAGCAATTTGTCATCCAGGGTGTCCCTGGCAGTGAGCATGATCACCGGCACCCGGCTGCCGCCCTCCTGCCGCAATTTTCTGCACAGGGTCAGCCCGTCCATACCGGGAAGCATCAGGTCCAGGACGATCACCTCATACTCATGGGTCAATGCCAGGTGCAGCCCGCCGATCCCGTCCATGGCAAAATCCAGGATAAAGCCCTTGGCCTCCAGAAACTCAGACATATTTTCCACGATGGCCGGGTTATCTTCGATAATCAGGACCCTGATCTTGTTTTCCATGTCACCTCCCTTTAATCCCCAACGATGCGGCCAGTATAATAGTCCAGCTCTTCCAGGGCAAGACCCAGGGAAATTCCGGCATCGGCCAGGTCGCCCTGGGAAGCCACAAGATTGTTCTGGGCCTCGTTCATCCGGACCAGGGAGGCCTGGCCGGCCGTATACTCCTTGTGCACCAAGTCCCGGGTGGTTTCCATGAGCCGGGCGTTCTCCTGCTGGAGATCTAAACTGAGCATTGCCGCCTCCACCCTGGAGACGGCCGTACGGATCTCTTTTTCCGCGGTTATTTGGGCCGCTTTCAACTCATTTTCCAGGGCACGCTTTTCCGCCGCGGCATTCCGCACCGCGGCCTTGTCCGCCCCTCCGGAAAAAAGGTCAAAACTGACCTCCAGCCCCAGTGAGGCGCCCAGATTGTCCGAATCGTCGAAATCCCCCAAATCGCCGGCACTGCCGGCGCCATATGTGCCTGAGAGGGATACCGTGGGAAAGAATGCCGATTTGGCACGGCTTACCCTGGCATCGGCTTCCTGGACGGCCAAACGGTCCCCATGGAGGTCCGGCCGGTTATCCAGGATATTCGAGATATCCGAATCGGGCAGGGTGGCGTCATTAGCGGCCGCGGCCCTGCAGTCCACGGCCAGCGGCGCGATTTCCATGCCCGCGGGCAGGCGGGCCTCTTCATATCCCATGAGGGCGGCCAGGCCGAAGAGATACTCCTTATACAATTGTTCCGCCGCGATCAGGGAGGCCTTGGCGGTATTGACCCGGGTCTTATAGTTCAGCACATCGCTGTAGGAGCCGGTGCCCAGGCGCTCCTTGGCGGCGGCCTCCTTTTCAAGAGCCGTGTTGTAAGCCATGTCCGACCGGGCGATCCTGATATTTTCCATGGCCAGCTGGGCATTGAAAAAGGCCTGGGCCACACTCCAGGCCAGGCCCCTCCGGGCTTCGGCCAGGGCCGTCCGGTCCATGGCTTCATTGTATACCGCCGACAGGGTATTGTATTTCCGGTAAAAACCCTGGAACAGGACCAGGGAAGCGGATACCGCAGCTGTGTACTGGGTCTCGTCGGCGGCCTGGACCAGGGCGGTTTCCTCGGTGTAATCCCGGGACGCCTTGAGGGACACCGTGGGCAGGTAGTCGGCCCGGGCCTGTTCGATGGCGGCGATGGCCTGGGCCACCCGTTCCTTTGCAGCGGCAAGGCTGGGACTGTTCTCAAGGGCTGTTTGTTTGGCCCGTTCCAGGGTCAGGCGTAATGGGCAAGCCGGGTCGGACGGCGGGACGCCAAGGGCTGGGTTTGGGCCGGAGGATCCAATGACAGCAGCATTGGTTCCGGCCTGGGCGGGACTGGCCTGGGCCGGGCCACACAAACAGAAGGAAAAAAGAAAAATTACAGCATATAATTTGAATCGTTTCATGAGATCTCTCCTGCCGGCAGGGAGAGGTCCCCGTCATCGGCATTGCGCCGGAAAGCCGGCTCAAGGGTATTGCGGCGGATATTCCTGTTAAAAAAACCGCCCGAAAACAAATAGCGGATATCGTTGATGATCACCATAAGGCAGGGCAGCAGCACCAGGGTCAGCACCGTGGCAAAGGCCACGCCGAATGCCAGGGAAATGCCCATGGGAATCAGCTGCTGGGCATGCTGGCTGGTCTCCAGTATCAGGGGCAGCAGCCCCCCCACCGTGGAAATGGAGGTGAGCATCACCGCACGGAACCTGCGCACCCCGCCCTGGTAGACGGACTCGAAGAATTCCATCCCCCGGGCCAGGTTCATGTTCACCCGTTCGATGAGGACGATGGCGTCGTTGACCACCACCCCGGCCAGGGCCACCATGCCGAATACTGAAAGCATGGAAAGCATATGGCCCATGACCAGGTGCCCCACCACCGCCCCGACCAGGCCGAAGGGAATGGTGAGCATGATGAGGAAGGGCTGGATATAGGACCGGAAAATGGCGGCAATAATCACAAACATGGCCATGATGGAGACCGGCACCCACAGGTAGAGGCTGCCAAAGGATTCCGCCGACCGCTTGGCATCCCCGTCCAGGACAATGGCCGTGTCCGGATAGGCGGCCCGGATCTCTTTGAACACCCCCTTCTCAAGGGTTGAAATCACTTCACCGGCCACGATTTTGGCGGTGTCCACATTGGCCGACACCTTGATCTGCCGATATCCGTCTTTACGGACAATGGCGGCCGGGCCGGGCCCGTACGCCATATCCGCCACCGCCGACAGGGGGACCCAGGTATTCCCGCCGGCCTTGATCTTCAACTCTTCCAGGGTGTTACGGCTCCGGCGCTCGGCATCGGTGAGGCGGACATAGACATCCACCTCGTCATTGTCCCGCTGGATTTTCAGGGCAAGGGCCCCGTAACAGGCCTGCTGGATTTCCCTGGCCAGGTCCTCGGTGGTGACACCCAGGTACCGGGCCTCGGGTTTGAGGCGCAGCTTCAATTCATTCTTGCCCGGGGCATTGTCGTCAAAGACCTGAGACACCCCCTCAATGGTGCGAAGTTCAGCCTTAATTCGTTCGGCGGCCGCCCCCATCTGATCCAGGTTGTTTCCCTGGAGGCAGATCTCCACAGGCGCACCCGGGGGGCCGGCTTCCGATGCCCCGATTTCCAACACCCTGGCACCGGGGATGGTGCCGCAGGCCTTTTCCCAGGCCGTGATAAATTCATCGGAATGGACCCCGCTTTTGCCGGGGTCGGCCAGGCTGATCCGGACCCCGCCCACATGGGGGGAGGCCGTGTCCGAATGCCCCATTTTTTCACCGGCTTCCTGGCCCACCGTGGCCAGGCGGTGCTGCACCAGGGCGCCGCCAGACAGTGTGTCAAAGGTTTGAGCCGCCGTCAGGGCGGCCGCTTCAATCCGCGCCACAGCCGCACGGGTGGTCTCAAAGGGAGTGCCTTCCGGGAATTCCACCGTTGCCGTCACAATGGAGGCCGCCTTGTCGGGAAAGACATTGAACTTGATATGCCCGCCGGCCACAAGGCCCAGACAGGCCATGACAAATGAAAGGCAGAGGCTGACAAAAAGGTACCGGTGCCTGACGCCCATGCGCAGCAGGGGCAGATAAATTCTCTCGGCAGCCATATCCATGGAAGCGATACTCTTTTTGTGGAATCCCGACACCATTGCCCGCAGGCGGTTTTGGCCGGATTTCCGGCGGCCGGTTTCCGGCAGGTCCGAAAGGTGGGCCGGCAGGATGGTCAGGCATTCCACCAGGGAGACCAGCAGGCAGCAGATCACTGCCGTGGGCAATGCCACGATGAACTTTCCCATCACCCCCTCAATATGGTAAAGGGGCAGAAAGGCAACCATTGTGGTGGCCACGGCCGCCAGTACGGGGAGTCCCACCTCGGCCACGCCCTTTGATATGGCGCCCATGGGGGAGGCCCCGTTTTTACGGTGAAAAAATATGGCCTCCCCCACCACGATGGCGTCATCGGCCACAATACCCAGGACCATGATCAGCCCGAACAGGGTGACCTTGTTCAGGGAAATCCCCAGAAAATGGACAAGGGCCAGCCCCCCGAGCAGGGATACGGGAATCCCCATACCGGCCCAGAAAGAAATCCGGGTATCCATGAACAGCCAGAGCAGAATAAAGACAAATACAAGGCCCATGGCCGCATTGGAATAGAGGGTATCCAGGTTGGCACGGATGCTTTCGGTGTTGTCCGACAGGATGATAATCTCGGATCCGTCCGGAAGCTGTGCATTTTTCTCCTCCCGGTATTGAATGACCCTATCGGCAATATCAATGGCGTCTTCCTCGCCGGCAAGGATATTGAGCATCACCGCGGGTTTGCCGTTGGCCCGGATGGACAGTTCATTCTGGGTAAACCCGTCCTTGATATTGGCCAGGTCCCTGAGCAGCAGGGTCTGGCCGTTGGTGCCGGACACGACTTTGATGCTGCCCAGTTCCTGGCCCGTATATTTCCGGCCCATGGTCCGCAGCCGGATATCCTCCGCCGTGGTCTTCAGGGTGCCGCCGAACCGGTTCAGGCTGTCCCCGGCGATGACATCCGCCACCTCGTCCAGGGTGAGGTTATACTTGCGAAGGACATCCTGGGAAATTTCAACGGAAATTTCATAGGCACGGGTGCCGGAAAGGTTGACCTGGCTGACCCCGGGCAGGCGCTGGAGTTCCTTTTTAACGGTATCTGCCCATTCCTTGAGCCGGGCTTCGTCCATATCGCTGACCAGCCCCAGGCTGATCACGGCATGCTGGATGGAAGGCCGGTAAACCGACGGGCGTTCCGCGTCCTCGGGAAAAGAATTGATGCTTTCCACCTCATTGCGGACCCGGTCCAGGAGCCGGTCGGCATCGTATCCGTCGGTAACGGTCACCGTCGTGGTAGACGCCCCTTCAGCCGAGGTGGACGTGTATTCATCAACGCCTTCCAGGCCGTCTATGGCATCCTCGACCTTCCGGGAGATGCCCTCTTCCACCTCTTCGGGGTCGGCCCCGTCATAGGCCACGCTGATGACAATGGTATCCAGATCCATCTCGGGCATGTCCTCCCGGACCATGACCGTTCCGGCCAGCAGTCCCGCGACCATGATGGCGCACATGGCAAGATTGGCAAACACCCGGTTCCGGGCAAAGGCAGTGAGCAGTCCCATCAGTTCTTTCCTCCGGATACCATTGCCATTTTGTCGCCGGCCCCGGAGACGGCAATGGAGAGCAATGTATTTTCAATGGGGTTGGCCAGGGCCGAGGTAATCAGATAATCCCCGGGGTCAAAGGCCCCGGTCACCCAGGCGTGGGTATCATCAGCCGTGACCCGGCTGACCTTAAGGGTTTTCAGTTTCATCGCCCGGGCAATATATACGGTATTGTCCCCGTTCAGGGCGGTGATGGGAATTTTCACGGTATGATCCACCCGGCGGCCCTTAAACATCACCTTGCAGAACATCCCCTCGGTCAGGGGGATATCCCCGCCGCCGGCACCCGCCGTCACCCGGACAGCCAGGTAGACGGTTCTGGAAGAAGCATCGTACCGGACCACCCGGTGGATTTCTGCGGCGGCAGAGGCCGTGACCGTGCCAGTCACGCTTTCCACCCGGCAGCCCACCTCTTTTGCCCCGGCAGACAGGCTGCCCCCATTGCCCAGGCCGAGGATGTCAAAGGCGTCCCTGTCGCCCAGGGGCACCTGGATTTCAAGGACCCTGTCATCGGCAAGGGTCAGGGCGGCGGCGCCCGCCGCCATATAGGCCCCGGCCTCAACGGCTTCGACCTGGATACGGCCTGAAAAAGGGGCCCGTACCGTGCACCGGGCCAGGTTCAGCTCGGCGGTTTTCAAATCCGCCCGGCTCTTTGCCAGATTGTTTTCCGCCTCTGTGATCTGGAGGGGATAAAGGGCAATGGTTTTCTTCAGGCTCTTTTCCGTATCCAGCAGGGAATTATAACTCTGTTCGGCGGCTTCCACATTGGAACGGGTGCCCACCCGGTCCTGTTCCAAAAGTGTTTTCAGCCGTTCATATTCTGCCTTGGCCAGGAGGGTGTTTTTTTGGACAGCGGCCAGCCGGTCCCGGTCCCGTTCAAGGGAAATCCGGTATTGACCGATTGCGGCCCGATCCAGTTTCACCTCCGCCCTGGCCTTTTCCAGGGAAATGGCATAATCGGTCTCGTCGATCCTGAAAAGAAGGGCGCCCTTTTCCACCATTCCCCCCTCTTCCAGGGCCGGATTTTTTTCTATGATGTTGCCGGAAACCCGGGGAGAGATTTCCAGGACATTGACCACGGCGGCCTGGCCGTAGCCCGAGGCCCTGAGCCGGACCGATACGGTTTCAACGGGAACCGCCGACACAGACAGCTGTTTGGGCACTTGGGGGGTGTGGGGCGGTGCCTGCCGGGAAGCGGCCAGCTTTGCCGCCCCCAGCATGCCGGCGCCCGCCACCAGTATACAGAGCCCTGCGGTCAGCAGATAACGGCCCCATTTCAATTTTTTCAAAAACATCACATCCTCCTGATTTAAAAACTGTTCACCGGTTCATTGATAATATTGTTCCGGATTCTACCGCCCACCATGTGGAAAAGGTGTCGATAAAAGGTGAAAAAAATGTGAAATGCTTAAATTTTAAAGAAAGGATGAGCCTGAATTATTCTGGAAGGGGCAGATGGATGATGAATTTGGTGCCCACGCCGGGGGTCGACTCCACCCGCATATCTCCGCCGTGATTTTCTTTGATGATAAAATAGGAAACCGACAGCCCCAGCCCGGTTCCGACACCGGTTGATTTTGTGGTAAAAAAAGGTTCAAAAACCCGTTTCCGGACCGAGGCCGCCATGCCCGGGCCGTTATCTTCTATCTCCATTCTCAGCATACGGCGATTTTTTTCAGATGCGAGGCGCAGGATAAACTGTGGGGCCTTCTGGTCCGGGCTTTCCTGCATGGCATGGGCACCGTTGCGGAGGATGTTTAAAATGACCTGCTGGATCTTGCCGGCTTCACAGGGGAGCAGCGGCAGGTTATCCTCATACTCTTTAACAATCTCAATGGTTTTAAAATCATAGCGTTTTTTCAAATCGTAATCCGTGGATGCCAGTTCAATGGTCCTGTCCAGCAATTCCGGCAGATCATGGGAGGATACAATGGCATCGCTTTTCCGGGCAAAACTGAGCATATTGCTGACGATCTGGGCCACCCGCTTACCCGAGGCGGTGATGGCCTCAAACATCTGCGGCACCCTTCGGGCCGCCATAAAACGGGTAATTGCAGCCATTGTTGTTCCTGCCTCTTCGGCCGCCTTCTGATTTGCGGCGAGGTCCCGTCCCCCCAACCGTCCGGCCAATACATCTGCGGTCTGAAGCATTCCGGCCAGGGGATTGTTGATCTCATGGGCCATGCCGGCGGCAAGGCCGCCCACGGAAAGCATTTTCTCACTTTGGAGCATCATCTCCTGCATTTGTATTTTCTCGGTCACGTCATCAATACGGATCACGGCCCCCTCA encodes:
- a CDS encoding TolC family protein, with translation MKRFKLYAVIFLFSFCLCGPAQASPAQAGTNAAVIGSSGPNPALGVPPSDPACPLRLTLERAKQTALENSPSLAAAKERVAQAIAAIEQARADYLPTVSLKASRDYTEETALVQAADETQYTAAVSASLVLFQGFYRKYNTLSAVYNEAMDRTALAEARRGLAWSVAQAFFNAQLAMENIRIARSDMAYNTALEKEAAAKERLGTGSYSDVLNYKTRVNTAKASLIAAEQLYKEYLFGLAALMGYEEARLPAGMEIAPLAVDCRAAAANDATLPDSDISNILDNRPDLHGDRLAVQEADARVSRAKSAFFPTVSLSGTYGAGSAGDLGDFDDSDNLGASLGLEVSFDLFSGGADKAAVRNAAAEKRALENELKAAQITAEKEIRTAVSRVEAAMLSLDLQQENARLMETTRDLVHKEYTAGQASLVRMNEAQNNLVASQGDLADAGISLGLALEELDYYTGRIVGD
- a CDS encoding response regulator transcription factor translates to MRVLIIEDNPAIVENMSEFLEAKGFILDFAMDGIGGLHLALTHEYEVIVLDLMLPGMDGLTLCRKLRQEGGSRVPVIMLTARDTLDDKLLGFDSGADDYLVKPFALKELEARVRALAKRRAPDARALTVADLSMDLGTFEVTRRGQEIKLNNACITLLKLLMEKSPNLVTRREMEHALWGDMPPGSDVLRSHLYNLRKSIDKPFDSPLIHTVHGMGFQLKPVRE
- a CDS encoding HAMP domain-containing histidine kinase, with amino-acid sequence MMKFYHSIRFRVVAGTLLFCTLLIIINGVITFFMAGQAIGRLMDNLLETELNYFLYQYEQDKSSPLPHSKYITAFKGIDQVPERIRPKIENLPPGVHTVEVRNNRPPAHVGVIELPDTKERYYLRFHARDFFRENEFMKPGEVLMISLGLLLVPGLIIGVIGSRVLFRPVSELMEKIRCLNPENIPGQWEGSHKAGEVGMLTRTIESAMSRIREFIRREKQFTRDASHELRTPLTIAKGAVEIMEGQPEVATNPKLEKPLNRIRGAIRDMETTIETFLWLAREEHQSGESARVADAVHKAVENSQYLIESKPVSVAVDIRHNTRLPVKEEILYITVVNLVRNAFQFTPEGAVTIRAEKNSLAVTDTGTGIAPEQMDTVTRSHIKGEESRGFGLGLSIVSRLCSRFGWELDIRSRPGEGTRVTINWGDESQA
- a CDS encoding DUF364 domain-containing protein translates to MKFIEHVAEKARETGGDERVKAVYIGLSYCYAELENGSSGLAFVFREGQKGGCTVNLPKRPLAGSEAGELLDFAGKGNLANSVCLAVANAVMAPLAKPDTTGDILDHIELTPGTRVGMVGHFGPLAPVIRKKGAELTVFDMHPEPLSGILPPDKIPDLMPDCDAALITATSIINETIDDILPHAAGCRHIAVLGPSTPLAAVCYEGTPVSCAAGVIVRDREGMIRAIAEAGGTKVFISYTDKVNVNFQAA
- a CDS encoding PAS domain S-box protein, whose product is MKSKRPHPNGILNEKAGKSPDEQEQLHSIIGLGKFSARKSYYPELQKKIRELQKAQSYIINIIDSMPSVLVGVDVDLKVTHWNKTAERATGITSDAACTQNLSDVMPSLEPLMGEITESIHSGEIKTEHQCRRSSTHDDLYEDIAIYPLLRGEVEGAVIRIDDVTEKIQMQEMMLQSEKMLSVGGLAAGMAHEINNPLAGMLQTADVLAGRLGGRDLAANQKAAEEAGTTMAAITRFMAARRVPQMFEAITASGKRVAQIVSNMLSFARKSDAIVSSHDLPELLDRTIELASTDYDLKKRYDFKTIEIVKEYEDNLPLLPCEAGKIQQVILNILRNGAHAMQESPDQKAPQFILRLASEKNRRMLRMEIEDNGPGMAASVRKRVFEPFFTTKSTGVGTGLGLSVSYFIIKENHGGDMRVESTPGVGTKFIIHLPLPE
- a CDS encoding ATP-binding cassette domain-containing protein, with product MKIKNCKTEGISIPRFEAGPGQAWCIFGANRSGIDAFFRILAGEAAADDLGPDTDIVRPANCGVFSFAGQQALFETELKKDDTDFMDRLDPGTPARKFLNRPETHQDLIRAFAMDHVMDHGFRQLSTGQSRKLMLLARITRGADCLVIQAPYEGLDRAGCRELDLALGLCRDRGIRIIITVHNPGDIPLWATHIAVVDKGRLALAGARNRVMDKIAAIEGTADFKAGIRDLEGKKSKEEKAELVRLENGTAGYQGRIVFTGVNLDIRTGDHTLISGPNGCGKSTLLQVITGDHPACYRNRLWIFGTRRGTGESIWDLKKKMGIVSADLHRNYIVPGSVLDCVLSGLYDSIGLYTAPTEEDRKKALAWLDRISLSHKAGTPLRTLSYADQRLVLIARALIKLPPLLILDEPTQGLDQANREALLDFLEAVAGERLSTILYVSHREDEYRNFFATHLKLDRPGRQADQA
- a CDS encoding efflux RND transporter permease subunit yields the protein MGLLTAFARNRVFANLAMCAIMVAGLLAGTVMVREDMPEMDLDTIVISVAYDGADPEEVEEGISRKVEDAIDGLEGVDEYTSTSAEGASTTTVTVTDGYDADRLLDRVRNEVESINSFPEDAERPSVYRPSIQHAVISLGLVSDMDEARLKEWADTVKKELQRLPGVSQVNLSGTRAYEISVEISQDVLRKYNLTLDEVADVIAGDSLNRFGGTLKTTAEDIRLRTMGRKYTGQELGSIKVVSGTNGQTLLLRDLANIKDGFTQNELSIRANGKPAVMLNILAGEEDAIDIADRVIQYREEKNAQLPDGSEIIILSDNTESIRANLDTLYSNAAMGLVFVFILLWLFMDTRISFWAGMGIPVSLLGGLALVHFLGISLNKVTLFGLIMVLGIVADDAIVVGEAIFFHRKNGASPMGAISKGVAEVGLPVLAAVATTMVAFLPLYHIEGVMGKFIVALPTAVICCLLVSLVECLTILPAHLSDLPETGRRKSGQNRLRAMVSGFHKKSIASMDMAAERIYLPLLRMGVRHRYLFVSLCLSFVMACLGLVAGGHIKFNVFPDKAASIVTATVEFPEGTPFETTRAAVARIEAAALTAAQTFDTLSGGALVQHRLATVGQEAGEKMGHSDTASPHVGGVRISLADPGKSGVHSDEFITAWEKACGTIPGARVLEIGASEAGPPGAPVEICLQGNNLDQMGAAAERIKAELRTIEGVSQVFDDNAPGKNELKLRLKPEARYLGVTTEDLAREIQQACYGALALKIQRDNDEVDVYVRLTDAERRSRNTLEELKIKAGGNTWVPLSAVADMAYGPGPAAIVRKDGYRQIKVSANVDTAKIVAGEVISTLEKGVFKEIRAAYPDTAIVLDGDAKRSAESFGSLYLWVPVSIMAMFVIIAAIFRSYIQPFLIMLTIPFGLVGAVVGHLVMGHMLSMLSVFGMVALAGVVVNDAIVLIERVNMNLARGMEFFESVYQGGVRRFRAVMLTSISTVGGLLPLILETSQHAQQLIPMGISLAFGVAFATVLTLVLLPCLMVIINDIRYLFSGGFFNRNIRRNTLEPAFRRNADDGDLSLPAGEIS